In Synergistota bacterium, the sequence ATTCTTTCATCGGACAGCTTTCTGAAAATCAGAAATGATGTCCCGGATATCTACCACAGGCTTAAAGAAGTGACTGAGATTTTTTCTCCTAACTTTATAGTTTTAAGCCATTCTTATATGGGCTTTCTAATCCCTTCCTTACGCAAGCTTTTTCCGGGGAGCAAGATCTTGATTGATCTTCATAACTTAGAATGGCGTGCTTATCAGAATGAGCTTTCTGAAGATGATTTCATAAAAAGGGCTATAGCGCTTATAAACTACGTTAGATTGAAGGAGGAAGAGAAAAAGGCTTTATCATCCTGTGATGGAATTATTTTCCCTTCGCCGATAGAAGGGAAATTCGGTGCTTTCTTTGAAAAGCCAATGCTGTGGAGACCTGCCCGCTTCTCGGAAGAAGGAATTTTATCTGAAGACGAGCTTTTAAGGAATCGTGATATCCTTCTTACCTCGAGCTTAAACGTGGATTTCATATGTGAGGAAATACTCGAGTTTTTAGAAAAGGTTTGGCTTAGGTATAAGAGAGTTTTTAGAAACGCTAACTTCTGGTTGGTGGGAAGAGAGCCTTTAAGCTGGTTTAGGGAGAAAGCCTCTGAGTTCGAAGGTGTTCACCTTACGGGATGGATTGATGATGTTTCTCCTTATGTTAGGAAATCGAGAATTTTTGTAGCTCCTTTTAGGAGAACTATGGGAAGTCTCACGAAAATTGTAAGTGCATGGTCGTGGGGATTACCGGTGATTACCACAACCATTGTTGCAAGGGGGTTGAAGTGTGAGCCTGGCAAGCATTTGCTGGTTGGAAGGGATTTGGATGAGCTCTTGGTTTGCTGCTTGAGAGTTGCGAGAGATGACAGGCTTGCTTTAAGTCTGACTAAGGAAGCGCGTGAGCTCGTGGATAGGGAATATTCTCTTGACGTTTTTATCAACCGTTTTGAAAGGTGGGTGAAGAAACTATCATGATTGTCAAAACTGACTGTAGGTTTTATAGGGGAGATGTTCCATGTAAGTTTCACAAGGAAGAGGGGGTCCATTGTGAGAATTGTAGATACTATGTCCCGGTTGGGAGAAAATATCTGATAGTAAAGCTTGGCGCTGCTGGAGATGTTCTAAGAACTACGCCTATATTAAGAGCTATAAGGAAGGATGATTCAGAGGCGGAGATAACCTGGGTTACTTACTATCCGGAGCTCGTTCCCTCGGGATGGGTTGATAGAATATATAGCTTCGATATGAGGGGTATTGCCTCAGTATTAGCTTCCTCATACGATTATTGTTTTTCCCTGGATAAAGACAAGGAGGCGCTATGGCTTGCACGTGAAGCAAAAGCGGAGGTTAAAAGGGGATTCATACCGGATGAGAGAGGGAACGTTTATCCTTTGGATTTTCCCTCAAGGCTTAAGTGGTTAACTGGTCTTTTCGATGATATCTCTCGTAAAAATGAAAGGAGCTATCTTGAGGAGATTTTTGAGATATGTGGTTACGAGTTTAAGGGAGAGCGTTACATAATAGAGAGGAAGGAGCTTAAAGAAAAACCTTGGGAGATTTCGAAAGATAAGAAGGTGATAGGTCTAAATACAGGTTGTGGTCCAAGATGGAAAGCCCGGGAGTATCCCGAGGAAAATTGGATCGAGCTTGCTAAGCTTCTTATAGCTCATGGATATGAGGTTATACTTCTTGGAGGCCCAGATGAAAATGATAAAAATAAAAGGATAGCTGAGGAGAGCGGAGCCAGGTACTTTGGGTATTTC encodes:
- a CDS encoding glycosyltransferase; protein product: MDWAENVITIEPRRFQSNMEYLRTLILSSDSFLKIRNDVPDIYHRLKEVTEIFSPNFIVLSHSYMGFLIPSLRKLFPGSKILIDLHNLEWRAYQNELSEDDFIKRAIALINYVRLKEEEKKALSSCDGIIFPSPIEGKFGAFFEKPMLWRPARFSEEGILSEDELLRNRDILLTSSLNVDFICEEILEFLEKVWLRYKRVFRNANFWLVGREPLSWFREKASEFEGVHLTGWIDDVSPYVRKSRIFVAPFRRTMGSLTKIVSAWSWGLPVITTTIVARGLKCEPGKHLLVGRDLDELLVCCLRVARDDRLALSLTKEARELVDREYSLDVFINRFERWVKKLS
- a CDS encoding glycosyltransferase family 9 protein, which codes for MIVKTDCRFYRGDVPCKFHKEEGVHCENCRYYVPVGRKYLIVKLGAAGDVLRTTPILRAIRKDDSEAEITWVTYYPELVPSGWVDRIYSFDMRGIASVLASSYDYCFSLDKDKEALWLAREAKAEVKRGFIPDERGNVYPLDFPSRLKWLTGLFDDISRKNERSYLEEIFEICGYEFKGERYIIERKELKEKPWEISKDKKVIGLNTGCGPRWKAREYPEENWIELAKLLIAHGYEVILLGGPDENDKNKRIAEESGARYFGYFPIKVFFELVSECDLVITGVTLALHVAIALERKIILLNNIFNKNEFELYGLGIVMEPPKKCVGCYRSFCDEKCMELIKPESILSEVFRLTSDIVV